A genomic stretch from Apodemus sylvaticus chromosome 12, mApoSyl1.1, whole genome shotgun sequence includes:
- the LOC127697634 gene encoding olfactory receptor 6K3-like — MDKNQTKVTEFYFPDFPQFEDGGLLLFILLLCVYLFIVIGNSMIVLAVRLDVRLHNPMYSFISIFSFLEICYTTVTIPKMLYNLVSKEKTISFIGCLLQMYFFHSFGVTEGLVLTMMAVDRYVAICNPLRYAIIITPKLCTQLSTGSFTLGFLMLLPEIVWISTLPFCGPNQIHQLFCDLEPVLLLACTDTSMILIEDVIHAISILSCVSVITLSYLRIITVVLKIPSGESRHKAFSTCTAHITIFVLFFGSVSLMYLRFSVTFQPLLEKIIALMFAVLAPFFNPIIYSLRNKDMKKAIKKMLCSENIH; from the coding sequence ATGGATAAGAATCAGACGAAGGTgacagaattttattttcctgatttccctcagtTTGAGGATGGTGGCCTCTTGCTCTTCATCCTTCTCCTCTGTGTCTACCTGTTCATTGTTATTGGGAACTCTATGATTGTCTTGGCTGTGCGGCTGGATGTCCGTCTACACAATCCCATGTACAGTTTCATCAGTATCTTCTCCTTCTTGGAGATTTGCTATACCACAGTGACCATTCCCAAAATGCTCTACAACCTGGTCAGCAAAGAGAAAACCATCTCCTTCATTGGCTGCCTACTGCAGATGTATTTTTTCCATTCCTTTGGAGTCACAGAAGGCTTAGTTCTCACAATGATGGCTGTCGACAGGTATGTTGCCATCTGTAACCCACTTCGCTATGCGATCATTATAACTCCAAAGCTGTGCACACAGCTTTCCACAGGCTCTTTCACCCTTGGCTTCCTCATGCTCCTCCCAGAGATTGTGTGGATATCTACTCTGCCtttctgtggccccaatcagaTTCACCAACTCTTCTGTGACTTAGAACCTGTGCTCCTCTTGGCATGTACAGACACGTCTATGATTCTGATTGAAGATGTCATCCATGCTATCTCCATCCTGAGCTGTGTCTCTGTCATCACCCTTTCCTATTTAAGAATCATCACCGTGGTTCTGAAGATTCCATCTGGTGAGAGTCGTCACAAGGCATTCTCCACATGCACAGCCCACATCACCATTTTTGTACTGTTTTTTGGCAGTGTGTCTCTCATGTACCTTCGCTTCTCTGTCACCTTCCAACCACTCCTGGAGAAGATCATTGCATTAATGTTTGCTGTCCTTGCCCCATTTTTCAATCCTATAATCTATAGCctgaggaacaaagatatgaaaaaagccattaagaaaatgctctgttCTGAAAATATACACTGA
- the LOC127697584 gene encoding olfactory receptor 6K6 codes for MTQLVASRNQTMVIEFLFSVFPPLYEGGLLFFILLILVYSFIISGNLVIFVVVQLDMALHTPMYFFISVLSFLEIWYTTTTIPKMLSCLVSEKKTISLGGCLMQMYFFHSLGITEGCILTAMSIDRYIAICYPLRYPTIMTSKLCIQLTAGSCFCGFLLVLPEIVWIATLPFCGSNKIHQIFCDFTPVLRLACTDTTLVVIVDAIHAVEILASFLVIALSYIRIIMVILGMPSAEGRHKAFSTCAAHLAVFLLFFGSVAVMYLRFSATYSVFWDTVIAVTFVILAPFLNPIIYSLRNKEMKDAIGRLFHQKRDARAQK; via the coding sequence ATGACCCAATTGGTGGCCAGCAGGAATCAAACTATGGTGATCGAGTTCCTCTTCTCCGTGTTCCCACCTCTTTATGAAGGTGGCCTCTTGTTTTTTATTCTATTGATCCTTGTCTATTCATTCATCATATCAGGGAACCTAGTGATCTTTGTTGTAGTCCAACTGGATATGGCTCTACACACACCCATGTATTTCTTCATCAGCGTGTTGTCTTTCTTGGAGATCTGGTATACCACAACTACCATTCCCAAGATGCTCTCCTGCCTAGTCAGTGAGAAGAAGACCATCTCCCTAGGTGGCTGCCTCATGCAGATGTACTTTTTCCACTCATTGGGTATCACGGAAGGCTGTATCTTGACAGCAATGTCCATTGACAGGTACATAGCTATCTGCTATCCTCTCCGTTACCCAACCATCATGACTTCCAAACTTTGTATCCAGCTAACAGCTGGCTCCTGCTTCTGTGGCTTCCTTCTGGTACTCCCTGAGATTGTATGGATTGCGACTTTGCCTTTCTGTGGGTCCAACAAGATTCATCAGATCTTCTGTGATTTCACCCCTGTGCTCAGATTAGCCTGTACGGATACAACTTTGGTGGTCATTGTGGATGCCATCCATGCAGTAGAGATCCTGGCCTCCTTCCTTGTAATTGCCCTGTCCTATATCAGGATCATCATGGTAATTTTGGGGATGCCTTCAGCAGAAGGGAGGCACAAGGCTTTCTCCACTTGTGCAGCCCACCTTGCTGTTTTCTTGCTGTTTTTTGGCAGTGTGGCTGTCATGTATTTGAGATTCTCGGCTACATATTCAGTCTTCTGGGACACAGTAATTGCCGTCACTTTCGTTATCCTTGCTCCATTTCTCAATCCCATTATTTATAGTCTaagaaacaaggaaatgaaaGATGCTATTGGGAGGCTTTTTCATCAGAAGAGAGATGCTCGGGCTCAGAAATAG